The following are from one region of the Hymenobacter sp. YIM 151858-1 genome:
- the htpG gene encoding molecular chaperone HtpG, whose translation MQETGSISIHTENIFPIIKKFLYSDHEIFLRELVSNAVDATQKLKSLAQLGEYQGEAGELKVTVSVDKEKRTITVSDRGIGMTAEEIKKYINQIAFSGATEFVEKYKDKDAAAKDQIIGQFGLGFYSAFMVAKEVEIFSKSFKEGTEAARWVCDGSTEFTLETTEKAERGTDVVLHVAEDSDEFLEEARLRGILEKYCRFLPVEIEFEGKVINQTQPLWTKQPADLTDEDYTKFYQELYPFSEKPLFWIHLNVDYPFNLTGILYFPKVKDELQLQRNKIQLYSRQVFITDEVKDVVPEFLMLLHGVLDSPDIPLNVSRSFLQADANVRKINQYITKKVADKLAEIFRKERSSFEEKWADINLFVKYGMLSDDKFYDRAKDFALLQSVAGKFYTFNEYKELVQANQVDKNGQTVLLYTTDEQAQHAYVLAAQERGYDVLNFNGPLDPHFIGLLEQKLEKTTFKRVDADTVGKLIEKEETAESVLSDDEKTKLQELFTKAISNEHMHVQVEALAPQDAPVIITLPEFMRRMKDMQRVGGGGGMAMFGSLPDSYTVSVNANNPVAQRVLRADEEAATKLAKQAFDLALLAQGLLKGEALTQFVKRSAELLAAE comes from the coding sequence ATGCAGGAAACCGGTAGCATCTCGATTCACACCGAGAATATCTTTCCCATCATCAAGAAGTTCCTGTACTCCGACCACGAGATTTTCCTCCGTGAGTTGGTCTCGAACGCCGTTGATGCCACCCAGAAGCTGAAGAGCCTCGCGCAGCTGGGCGAATACCAGGGCGAAGCCGGCGAGCTGAAAGTCACGGTAAGCGTCGACAAGGAAAAGCGCACCATCACCGTGTCGGACCGCGGCATCGGCATGACGGCCGAGGAGATTAAGAAGTACATCAACCAGATTGCCTTCTCGGGCGCTACCGAGTTCGTTGAGAAGTACAAAGACAAGGACGCCGCGGCCAAAGACCAGATTATCGGTCAGTTCGGCCTGGGTTTTTACTCGGCTTTCATGGTGGCCAAGGAAGTCGAAATCTTCTCGAAGAGCTTTAAGGAAGGCACCGAAGCCGCCCGCTGGGTGTGCGACGGCAGCACCGAGTTTACCCTCGAGACCACCGAAAAGGCCGAGCGCGGTACCGATGTGGTGCTGCACGTAGCCGAAGACAGCGACGAGTTTCTGGAAGAAGCCCGCCTGCGCGGCATTCTGGAGAAGTACTGCCGCTTCCTGCCCGTCGAGATTGAGTTTGAAGGCAAGGTTATCAACCAAACGCAGCCGCTCTGGACCAAGCAGCCCGCCGACCTCACCGACGAGGACTACACCAAGTTCTACCAGGAGCTGTACCCCTTCTCCGAAAAGCCGCTGTTCTGGATTCACCTGAACGTGGATTACCCCTTCAACCTGACGGGTATTCTGTACTTCCCGAAGGTGAAGGACGAGCTGCAGCTGCAGCGCAACAAAATTCAGCTGTACTCGCGCCAGGTGTTCATCACCGACGAGGTGAAGGACGTAGTGCCCGAGTTCCTGATGCTGCTGCACGGCGTGCTCGATTCGCCCGATATCCCGCTGAACGTGTCGCGCTCGTTCCTGCAGGCCGACGCCAACGTGCGCAAGATCAACCAATACATCACGAAGAAGGTAGCCGATAAGCTGGCCGAAATCTTCCGGAAGGAGCGCAGCTCGTTCGAGGAGAAGTGGGCCGACATCAACCTGTTCGTGAAGTACGGCATGCTGTCGGACGACAAGTTCTACGACCGCGCCAAGGACTTCGCGCTGCTGCAAAGCGTCGCTGGTAAGTTCTACACTTTCAACGAGTACAAGGAGCTGGTGCAGGCTAACCAGGTGGACAAGAACGGCCAGACGGTGCTGCTCTACACCACCGACGAGCAGGCCCAGCACGCCTACGTGCTGGCGGCCCAGGAGCGCGGCTATGATGTGCTCAACTTCAACGGCCCGCTCGATCCGCACTTCATCGGCCTGCTCGAGCAGAAGCTGGAGAAAACCACCTTCAAACGCGTGGACGCCGACACCGTGGGTAAGCTCATCGAGAAGGAAGAAACCGCCGAAAGCGTGCTTTCCGACGACGAGAAGACCAAACTGCAGGAGCTGTTCACCAAGGCCATCAGCAACGAGCACATGCACGTGCAGGTAGAGGCCCTGGCCCCGCAGGATGCCCCGGTTATCATTACGCTGCCCGAGTTTATGCGCCGCATGAAGGACATGCAGCGCGTAGGTGGCGGCGGTGGCATGGCTATGTTCGGCTCGCTGCCCGATAGCTACACCGTAAGCGTCAACGCCAACAACCCCGTGGCCCAGCGCGTGCTGCGCGCCGACGAGGAAGCCGCTACCAAGCTCGCCAAGCAAGCCTTCGACCTGGCATTGCTGGCCCAAGGTTTGCTAAAAGGCGAAGCGCTGACCCAGTTTGTGAAGCGGAGCGCCGAGCTGCTGGCGGCCGAGTAA
- a CDS encoding toxin-antitoxin system YwqK family antitoxin — MRPFRLPTTLLLLPLMLLGACAKKTVSFNSKPDAGAVALLAPDSLGGTRADTLAAAGSGGKEAPSLSTAKKLSKDEQRKAEDKQKEAQRKALSKRKKNVFLGEPIKKGFTKSGPKGRNQVIEIFYYLKVPKQPNAYAPTKWYFNVAKRRLEKTASAAEADPGKYKVLHGPYKKTQGGKVVETGFYYVGTRHLRWERYNKENILLSKVHYEQGFPRDAHISYYDGGNTMVKEVIPYVDGKLEGEYVSFKPNGQLDWSGEFENGRKVGIWTKYWGFRNRRHYEYQYGDSGFDPEQEPVLVKEYNRNGVLIYEKDKLDKRAEDSRNSLAPRRN, encoded by the coding sequence ATGCGTCCGTTTCGTCTGCCGACTACGCTGTTGCTGCTGCCGCTGATGCTGCTTGGGGCCTGCGCCAAAAAAACGGTTTCCTTCAACAGCAAACCCGATGCGGGGGCCGTGGCCCTGCTCGCGCCCGATAGCCTAGGTGGCACGCGCGCCGATACCCTCGCGGCAGCCGGAAGCGGCGGCAAAGAGGCGCCTTCGCTGAGCACAGCCAAAAAGCTCAGCAAAGATGAGCAGCGCAAAGCCGAGGACAAGCAGAAAGAGGCCCAGCGCAAGGCCCTGAGCAAGCGCAAGAAAAATGTGTTTCTGGGCGAGCCGATCAAGAAGGGCTTCACCAAATCGGGGCCGAAGGGCCGCAACCAGGTAATCGAGATATTTTATTACCTGAAGGTGCCCAAGCAACCCAATGCCTACGCCCCCACCAAGTGGTACTTCAACGTAGCCAAGCGCCGCCTCGAAAAAACGGCCTCGGCCGCCGAGGCCGACCCCGGCAAGTACAAAGTGCTGCACGGGCCCTACAAAAAAACGCAGGGCGGCAAGGTCGTCGAAACCGGCTTTTACTACGTGGGCACCCGGCACCTGCGCTGGGAGCGGTACAACAAGGAAAACATCCTGCTGAGCAAAGTGCACTACGAGCAGGGTTTTCCGCGCGATGCCCACATCAGCTACTACGACGGCGGCAACACCATGGTAAAGGAGGTGATTCCGTACGTCGACGGCAAGCTGGAGGGCGAGTACGTGAGCTTTAAGCCCAACGGGCAGCTCGACTGGTCGGGCGAGTTCGAAAACGGCCGCAAAGTGGGCATCTGGACAAAGTACTGGGGCTTCCGCAACCGCCGCCACTACGAGTACCAGTACGGCGACTCCGGCTTCGACCCCGAGCAGGAGCCGGTACTCGTGAAAGAGTACAACCGCAACGGTGTGCTCATCTACGAAAAGGATAAGCTCGACAAGCGCGCCGAAGACTCGCGCAACTCCCTGGCGCCCCGGCGCAACTAG
- a CDS encoding YraN family protein, with amino-acid sequence MLSASLLGATGEEAAANYYLERGYAVVARNYRYRRSEVDLIVQEGTRRLVFVEVKVRTDLRYGYPEAFVTPAQQQRIRRAAEQYLISHNWHADIRFDIVALTPNSAGFRVEAFEDAF; translated from the coding sequence ATGCTTTCAGCTTCCCTCCTAGGTGCCACCGGCGAAGAGGCCGCCGCCAACTACTACCTCGAGCGCGGTTACGCCGTGGTGGCACGCAACTACCGCTACCGCCGCAGCGAGGTAGATCTGATTGTGCAAGAGGGCACGCGCCGGCTGGTGTTTGTGGAGGTGAAGGTGCGCACCGACTTGCGCTACGGCTACCCCGAAGCCTTCGTAACGCCGGCGCAGCAGCAGCGCATCCGGCGCGCGGCCGAGCAGTACCTCATCAGCCACAACTGGCACGCCGATATCCGCTTCGATATTGTGGCCCTTACGCCCAACTCGGCTGGCTTTCGGGTGGAGGCGTTCGAGGACGCCTTCTGA
- the lipB gene encoding lipoyl(octanoyl) transferase LipB has translation MESELYSACVQPVAAAAPQPEPAGAAPGANTRVALQRLGRVAYAPTWQYQEELLANALAIKTRNRHAENTGAQPESTPNVLLFCEHPPVYTLGKSGKPEHLLLDEAGLAAHGATYHHINRGGDITYHGPGQLVGYPILDLENFKPDIHFYLRTLEEAVIRLLAEYGLQAGRIPGLTGVWLDFEEGAPNPRKICAMGVKCSRWVTIHGFALNVNTDLSYFGYIVPCGITDKAVTSLQQELGHEVPLREVEDRLLPHLAELLGAEIVEHAA, from the coding sequence ATGGAATCTGAACTGTATTCGGCTTGTGTACAGCCGGTAGCCGCAGCTGCTCCGCAGCCGGAGCCGGCTGGCGCTGCCCCGGGTGCCAACACCCGCGTTGCGCTGCAGCGCCTAGGTCGCGTAGCGTATGCTCCCACCTGGCAGTATCAGGAGGAGCTGTTGGCCAACGCGCTGGCTATCAAAACGCGCAACCGCCACGCCGAAAACACCGGTGCCCAGCCCGAAAGCACGCCCAACGTGCTGCTGTTCTGCGAACATCCGCCGGTGTATACCCTCGGCAAAAGCGGCAAGCCCGAGCACCTGCTGCTCGACGAAGCCGGCCTGGCTGCCCACGGCGCCACCTACCACCACATCAACCGCGGCGGCGACATTACCTACCACGGGCCTGGGCAGCTGGTAGGCTACCCCATTCTCGACCTCGAGAACTTCAAGCCCGATATTCATTTCTACCTCCGCACCCTGGAGGAGGCCGTAATTCGCCTGTTGGCCGAATACGGCCTGCAAGCCGGGCGTATTCCGGGCCTCACCGGCGTATGGCTCGACTTTGAAGAGGGCGCCCCCAATCCGCGCAAAATTTGCGCGATGGGCGTAAAGTGCAGCCGCTGGGTTACCATCCACGGCTTTGCCCTCAATGTCAATACCGACCTCTCGTATTTCGGCTATATCGTGCCCTGTGGCATTACCGACAAAGCCGTTACCTCGCTGCAGCAGGAACTCGGCCACGAAGTGCCGCTGCGCGAAGTAGAAGACCGTTTGCTGCCCCATTTGGCCGAACTATTGGGGGCTGAAATCGTTGAACACGCCGCATGA
- a CDS encoding MraY family glycosyltransferase → MTPNGVTLGLAFLWAFLVALFAVPSVIYIAHLKNMLDLPNKRTVHALLTPRLGGVAIFAGFMSALTIFADLGNGIQQLLAGCIVLFFVGLKDDLVSISPAKKLVGQLLATGIVMFMADIRITSFQGIFGIHELPDGVSYAFTFLAIAGITNAINLIDGLDGLAGSIVIIIVSTFGYYFYQYGGSAFGNYVFVSVCVIGGMLGFLRYNFHKATIFMGDTGSLLCGFIVSVLTIQFIQMGLHTSQPFDAANPAVAAGILFVPLFDTLRVFTVRVLNGTSPFTPDKNHIHHRILAMGFQQISTVLLLALLNLVVILFVINFGYLGNTLLIVGLVAFSLLLSVFLGTYRSRSAQQRVAS, encoded by the coding sequence ATGACTCCAAACGGCGTAACGCTGGGGCTGGCCTTTTTGTGGGCCTTTTTGGTGGCGTTATTCGCCGTGCCTTCGGTGATTTACATTGCCCATCTTAAAAACATGCTCGATTTGCCCAACAAGCGAACCGTGCATGCTTTGCTTACGCCGCGCCTAGGTGGCGTTGCCATCTTCGCCGGGTTCATGTCGGCCCTCACCATTTTCGCCGACCTCGGCAATGGCATTCAGCAATTGCTGGCGGGTTGTATCGTGCTGTTTTTCGTGGGGCTGAAGGATGACCTGGTGTCTATTTCGCCCGCCAAAAAGCTTGTCGGCCAATTGTTAGCCACGGGTATCGTCATGTTCATGGCCGATATCCGCATCACCAGCTTCCAAGGTATTTTTGGTATTCATGAGCTACCCGATGGGGTTAGCTATGCCTTTACTTTTTTGGCTATTGCGGGCATTACCAATGCCATCAACCTCATCGATGGCCTCGATGGCCTGGCAGGCTCCATTGTTATCATTATCGTCAGCACGTTCGGCTATTACTTCTACCAGTACGGCGGCTCGGCTTTTGGCAACTACGTGTTCGTCTCGGTGTGCGTAATCGGCGGCATGCTGGGCTTCTTGCGGTATAACTTCCACAAGGCCACCATTTTTATGGGCGATACCGGCTCTTTGCTGTGCGGGTTTATCGTTTCGGTGCTCACCATTCAGTTCATTCAAATGGGGCTGCATACCAGTCAGCCCTTCGATGCAGCTAATCCTGCCGTAGCAGCCGGTATTTTGTTTGTGCCGCTATTCGATACGCTGCGGGTGTTTACCGTGCGGGTACTCAACGGCACCTCGCCCTTCACGCCCGATAAAAACCACATTCACCACCGGATTCTGGCTATGGGTTTTCAGCAGATCAGTACGGTGCTGCTGCTGGCCCTGCTCAACCTGGTGGTCATACTGTTTGTCATAAACTTTGGCTACCTAGGCAACACGCTGCTCATCGTCGGCTTGGTTGCTTTTTCGTTGTTGTTGAGTGTTTTCCTTGGAACATACCGCAGCCGCAGCGCGCAGCAGCGAGTCGCTTCGTAA
- a CDS encoding DUF4271 domain-containing protein: MEHTAAAARSSESLRKRLLSAWRVWLLVLALSAGPRLLHAVEYRPLPPTPPVGLSNDWLIHDASGNKLVLYLPGYHPPARAYYQWIVVRPNQPFRISFAARQDLALFVDNQLVFRAKSSGNYNLDIADLLPKPISYGQHLLCVWHPTAAPDYTSFANVLPQEAKSSAFKTASWWKPQLRAAFHQGENVFLCFLLVIGLMYGGIRTVYRPGFARIYELWSNAPGEQNFLTRPTITWLNVLLILIFSLSFGLLIVAIHTNVQNIVILKQLFSVSESGLVMRVLLYALLISVFVFAKVIYIALMGYIFDLSSLVLVQYREFVRSLLFMGLFLPIVMLLYLVLNQSWPEGVLWVSNGVVSMMLLATVFRVARTLNRRVSLLNLHLFSYLCATEIIPLTVLLKLLVITY; the protein is encoded by the coding sequence TTGGAACATACCGCAGCCGCAGCGCGCAGCAGCGAGTCGCTTCGTAAGCGCTTGCTAAGTGCTTGGCGGGTTTGGTTGCTGGTGCTGGCCCTAAGCGCTGGTCCGAGGCTTCTGCATGCCGTAGAGTATCGGCCCTTGCCGCCCACACCGCCCGTAGGCCTCAGCAACGATTGGCTTATTCACGATGCCTCGGGCAACAAGCTGGTGCTGTACCTGCCCGGGTATCACCCGCCGGCGCGTGCCTATTACCAATGGATTGTAGTGCGGCCCAACCAGCCCTTTCGCATCAGCTTTGCCGCGCGGCAGGATCTGGCCTTATTTGTTGATAACCAGCTGGTATTCCGGGCCAAATCATCGGGTAATTACAACCTCGATATAGCCGACCTGCTGCCCAAACCAATCAGCTACGGGCAGCACTTGCTATGTGTGTGGCACCCAACGGCCGCGCCTGACTACACGTCGTTTGCCAACGTTTTACCGCAAGAGGCGAAATCCAGCGCCTTTAAAACGGCGAGTTGGTGGAAACCACAACTTCGCGCTGCCTTCCATCAGGGCGAAAACGTATTTCTCTGCTTTCTGCTCGTTATCGGCTTAATGTACGGCGGCATTCGCACAGTATACCGGCCCGGTTTTGCGCGCATCTATGAGCTCTGGAGCAATGCTCCGGGCGAGCAAAACTTTCTGACGCGGCCCACAATTACCTGGTTGAATGTTTTACTGATATTAATATTTTCTCTTTCGTTTGGTCTGCTAATTGTCGCAATCCATACCAATGTTCAAAACATCGTTATTCTAAAACAGCTTTTCTCTGTTTCCGAATCGGGCTTGGTAATGCGCGTATTGCTTTACGCCTTACTCATTTCTGTTTTCGTATTCGCTAAGGTTATTTATATAGCACTAATGGGTTATATATTTGATTTATCATCTTTAGTCTTGGTTCAGTATAGAGAGTTTGTTCGTAGCCTGTTGTTCATGGGATTGTTTCTTCCCATCGTCATGTTGCTATACCTGGTACTGAATCAGTCTTGGCCCGAGGGTGTGCTTTGGGTATCTAATGGCGTGGTTTCTATGATGTTGCTGGCCACCGTTTTTCGGGTTGCCCGCACACTCAACCGTCGCGTATCGCTGCTAAATCTGCATTTGTTTTCATACCTTTGCGCCACCGAAATCATCCCCTTGACTGTGTTGCTCAAGTTGTTGGTTATCACTTACTAA
- a CDS encoding uroporphyrinogen-III synthase → MAESTDKPGTGRHAKRIRSILVTQPKPANDVSPYFAIAEKYGIKVDFREFIQVDPVSYKDFRKEKVNILDHTAIIFTSRNAVDHFFRICQEAKQEMPAEMKYFCISEQTANYLQKYIVLRKRKLFVGQRTAADLFDVIKKHKSEKFLYPCSDIRKDDIPEFMRANGFKFSEAVIYRTVASDLSDLSDVKYDCIAFFSPSGISSLFVNFPDFVQDGTRIAAFGPTTAKAVRDAGLELDIEAPLPNAPSMTGAIEAYIRYHHGAEIAKEQARNNKQKA, encoded by the coding sequence ATGGCTGAGAGCACAGACAAGCCGGGTACCGGTCGGCACGCCAAGCGCATTCGCAGCATCTTGGTTACGCAACCTAAGCCAGCCAACGATGTGTCGCCGTACTTTGCCATTGCCGAGAAATACGGCATCAAAGTAGATTTTCGCGAGTTCATCCAAGTCGATCCGGTTTCCTACAAGGACTTCCGCAAGGAAAAGGTCAACATCCTCGATCATACGGCTATCATTTTCACTAGCCGCAACGCTGTCGATCATTTCTTCCGCATCTGCCAGGAGGCCAAGCAGGAAATGCCCGCCGAAATGAAGTACTTCTGCATTTCGGAGCAAACCGCCAATTACCTGCAGAAGTACATTGTGCTGCGCAAGCGCAAGCTGTTCGTGGGGCAACGTACGGCGGCCGACCTGTTCGACGTTATCAAGAAGCACAAGAGCGAGAAGTTCTTGTATCCTTGCTCTGACATCCGCAAGGACGACATCCCCGAGTTTATGCGGGCCAACGGCTTCAAGTTTTCCGAAGCCGTGATTTACCGCACCGTAGCGAGTGACTTGTCCGACCTCTCGGACGTGAAGTACGACTGCATTGCCTTCTTCAGCCCGTCCGGCATTAGCTCGCTATTCGTTAACTTCCCTGATTTTGTGCAGGATGGTACGCGCATAGCCGCCTTTGGTCCCACTACTGCCAAAGCCGTTCGGGATGCAGGGCTGGAACTTGATATCGAAGCCCCTCTGCCCAATGCCCCGTCAATGACGGGTGCTATCGAGGCGTATATCCGGTATCACCACGGTGCTGAAATAGCAAAGGAGCAAGCACGCAATAACAAACAAAAAGCGTAG
- a CDS encoding PorP/SprF family type IX secretion system membrane protein yields the protein MKRNLLATLLLSAVAGSVAAQQQPQFSHYPFNGMYLNPAYAGIKGQGEFISIYRYQYFNYKATLDEGGEPKTFMLSGSLPVRALGGGIGFNAYRDEIAQSDITSFSLSYSKHFKVGEEGLLGVGLQGIYNNWRRGGYRAVDEFDPSIPDNSSDNKFDAGAGVWYESPRWYAGFSVNNLLRSQYRFQSVPDSLGNSQGKQARATAENHAYLSVGYNFELNDEITITPSAIGKLVLPGRFGDSKKFSLDNNSFEANVRATYNDKYWGGFGYRYGESFIGMLGGSILKDNALRIGYAFDLIAFNQDARAFSSHEIMISYRLPKPGLAIRPAIRTPRYSF from the coding sequence ATGAAGAGAAATCTACTTGCTACGCTCTTGCTGTCGGCTGTGGCTGGTTCTGTTGCCGCTCAGCAGCAGCCGCAGTTTAGCCACTACCCTTTTAATGGGATGTACCTTAACCCGGCCTACGCGGGCATCAAGGGGCAAGGGGAGTTTATCTCGATCTATCGTTACCAGTACTTCAACTACAAAGCCACCTTGGATGAAGGTGGGGAGCCAAAAACATTCATGTTGTCTGGCTCTCTGCCCGTAAGGGCCCTAGGTGGCGGCATTGGCTTCAACGCCTACCGGGATGAAATTGCTCAGTCCGACATTACATCCTTCTCCTTATCCTATTCGAAGCACTTCAAAGTAGGCGAGGAAGGCCTCCTAGGTGTTGGGCTACAAGGGATATACAACAACTGGCGCCGGGGAGGGTACCGTGCCGTCGACGAATTTGATCCGAGTATCCCGGACAATAGCTCCGATAATAAATTTGACGCAGGAGCAGGTGTTTGGTACGAATCGCCGCGGTGGTATGCTGGGTTCAGCGTAAACAACCTGCTGCGTTCCCAATATCGTTTTCAGAGCGTGCCCGATAGCCTAGGTAACAGCCAGGGTAAACAAGCCAGGGCAACCGCCGAAAACCATGCTTACTTAAGCGTGGGCTATAACTTTGAGCTCAACGACGAGATTACCATTACGCCATCGGCCATAGGCAAGCTCGTTTTGCCGGGCAGGTTCGGCGACAGCAAAAAGTTTTCGCTCGACAACAACTCGTTCGAGGCGAACGTCAGAGCAACCTACAACGATAAGTACTGGGGTGGTTTCGGCTATCGTTACGGTGAATCATTTATAGGCATGCTCGGTGGATCTATCCTGAAAGACAACGCGCTGAGGATTGGTTATGCGTTTGATTTAATTGCATTTAACCAGGATGCGCGTGCATTCAGCTCGCACGAAATAATGATTTCTTACCGTTTGCCTAAGCCCGGCTTAGCCATACGACCCGCCATCCGCACACCGCGGTATAGCTTCTAA
- a CDS encoding T9SS ring complex lipoprotein PorK/GldK, which translates to MNKFLGLPLIACVALMLGACSFGKGPTGDLVGAEDRPEFNPQEVPFGMVPCPGGTFHMGQTDEDIAASMVNMNKQVTIAGFYMDETEITNNEYRQFMNAVMQDSIDVLGEQYIMTELYPDTTVWVRDFTYHMGDPLMEYYYSHPAFDDYPVVGVDWFAAKYFCNWRTKHKNAAAAEEGLAGVPGFRLPSEAEWEYAARGGRELATFPWGGPYLRNSRGCMLANFKPGRGDYASDGFAYTSPVGAYFPNDFGLYDMAGNVSEWCDDAYMEASMPVVWDMNPTNPDDNEPRKVVRGGSWKDIAYFLETGTRSFEYQDSARSYIGFRCALIQIGMGTNNSL; encoded by the coding sequence ATGAACAAGTTTCTTGGTTTGCCCCTCATTGCCTGCGTGGCCTTGATGCTGGGGGCTTGCAGCTTCGGCAAAGGCCCCACCGGCGACCTGGTGGGCGCTGAAGACCGTCCGGAATTTAATCCGCAGGAAGTGCCGTTTGGCATGGTACCCTGCCCCGGCGGTACTTTCCACATGGGTCAGACCGACGAGGACATTGCTGCCTCGATGGTGAATATGAACAAGCAGGTAACGATTGCCGGCTTTTACATGGACGAGACGGAAATCACTAACAATGAGTACCGTCAGTTCATGAATGCTGTAATGCAAGACTCAATCGATGTGTTGGGTGAGCAGTACATCATGACGGAGCTTTATCCGGATACCACCGTGTGGGTGCGTGACTTCACCTACCACATGGGCGACCCGCTGATGGAGTACTACTACAGCCACCCCGCGTTCGACGACTACCCGGTAGTAGGCGTCGACTGGTTTGCGGCCAAGTACTTCTGCAACTGGCGCACCAAGCACAAGAATGCCGCTGCTGCCGAAGAAGGCTTGGCCGGCGTTCCTGGTTTCCGTTTGCCTTCGGAGGCTGAGTGGGAGTACGCTGCTCGTGGTGGCCGCGAACTCGCTACCTTCCCGTGGGGCGGGCCTTACTTGCGCAATTCGCGCGGCTGCATGCTGGCAAACTTTAAGCCCGGTCGTGGTGACTACGCTTCCGACGGTTTCGCCTACACCTCGCCCGTAGGTGCCTACTTCCCCAACGACTTCGGCCTGTACGACATGGCCGGTAACGTGTCTGAGTGGTGCGACGACGCTTATATGGAAGCTTCGATGCCGGTGGTTTGGGACATGAACCCCACCAACCCCGACGACAACGAACCCCGCAAAGTAGTACGCGGTGGCTCCTGGAAAGACATTGCTTACTTCCTCGAAACCGGCACGCGTAGCTTCGAATATCAGGATTCGGCTCGTTCGTACATCGGCTTCCGTTGCGCACTGATTCAAATTGGTATGGGCACAAACAATAGCCTTTAA
- the gldL gene encoding type IX secretion system motor protein PorL/GldL produces MPKVYGIGAAVVIVGALFKIQHWKGADVMLIVGLGVEALIFLLSAFQPQHKDPDWSLVYPQLSEGYDPSTGEQSFLAANNGGTGLTRKLDDMLKDANVTPDAIKSLGEGLNRLSTTTSQLSTLGDATNATDEYTQRVRAAAQSLDNINVAYKQTAEAMSAMSNATTDAKEYHLQVQNVTKNLGALNAVYEMELQDANTHLKSMNKFYGTLSQAMENLVSAGKDTEQFKDEVAKLTVNLNSLNRVYGNMLNAMRATN; encoded by the coding sequence ATGCCGAAAGTGTATGGCATCGGTGCGGCGGTGGTTATCGTCGGTGCACTGTTCAAGATTCAGCACTGGAAAGGTGCCGACGTCATGCTGATCGTGGGTTTGGGTGTTGAGGCGTTGATCTTCCTATTGAGTGCTTTCCAGCCCCAGCACAAAGACCCCGATTGGTCGCTGGTGTACCCCCAATTGTCGGAAGGATACGACCCCAGCACTGGCGAACAGTCTTTCTTGGCTGCTAACAACGGCGGCACCGGTCTGACGCGCAAGCTTGACGATATGCTGAAAGACGCCAACGTGACCCCGGACGCTATTAAGTCGCTGGGCGAAGGTTTGAACCGTCTGAGCACCACTACTTCGCAGCTCTCGACCCTCGGCGACGCTACTAACGCTACCGACGAGTACACCCAGCGTGTGCGCGCTGCTGCTCAGTCGCTCGACAACATCAACGTTGCATACAAGCAAACGGCCGAAGCTATGTCGGCTATGTCGAATGCAACCACCGATGCCAAGGAGTACCACCTGCAAGTTCAGAACGTTACCAAAAATCTGGGCGCGCTGAATGCTGTGTACGAAATGGAGCTGCAGGATGCCAACACGCACCTGAAGTCGATGAACAAGTTCTACGGTACTTTGAGCCAAGCCATGGAAAACCTGGTAAGCGCTGGCAAAGACACCGAGCAGTTCAAAGATGAAGTTGCCAAGCTGACGGTAAACCTGAACTCGCTCAACCGTGTGTACGGCAATATGTTGAACGCAATGCGCGCTACTAACTAA